A genomic region of Rhodococcus qingshengii JCM 15477 contains the following coding sequences:
- a CDS encoding FtsK/SpoIIIE domain-containing protein: MTASMERGVSRAMELASARQIAAQSPPLEARPHPWLRNATITAAGGTVFASLAPIVDQSVWTVPIAAVSGATAIGVGALGYRTKLRDVEVDRAIEQLSPQLGLAAPSRETIKASRWDMRGWPGRPGRLVIRYASAKLALDEHFIARINEVLSGQAWGEYQLQKHDARRRRIIFVPTRASDEKTVEEVASIARAKRTVLTLLGPTCKITKTEFDPETGELRALEASHEVGTKIAPSGYRNRIERTVSGLLPGRWRAKWELEKDTVRFEVRPNFKKNVWHPAPVLSDDNPLINYDSVKIPYGIDEDGHVMYWRPAVDPHMMLVGSSGTGKTVTAHTVLTEVTANGWIVWVVDGKGVEFLGFQDWPNVQIVAAQIAHQVAVIHRAWQVMEERYAAIIAGEAQETDFEPLVLFIDEFADFRGNLLNWYSMIKGKGDPTKPRTLQEVGSIARKGRTSRVHMVLGTQRPDAEYFGGDMRDNFRMRVSMGRLSPQGAQMMWESMSIGTSIPRGCRGRATTVNDANDAVEIQTYRTPDPRKVGPGDEGYELFEVLRPAVARHPRLLILDPEPDEVDIDKGDSEEVELRFHNYAMAPWGRAEDHPYSDPVAMRAKGRSRDSARGATPLEILGIYSTRLPRTKDLLDAAESAHARPALTVVPELLADDVVEDDWEGFSEPTASSPGEIQVGDLICVDEDTDHWAVVDSDPGPDEFDEDHYAITWRGDGDSEGVLSVPGDGEVSRRRALELS, from the coding sequence ATGACCGCCTCGATGGAAAGGGGCGTTTCGCGCGCGATGGAACTGGCCTCCGCACGCCAGATCGCCGCACAGTCTCCGCCACTTGAAGCGCGCCCGCACCCCTGGCTGCGCAACGCCACCATCACTGCCGCCGGAGGAACAGTCTTCGCCAGTCTCGCCCCGATCGTCGATCAAAGTGTCTGGACAGTGCCGATCGCCGCAGTCAGCGGTGCAACCGCAATCGGTGTGGGGGCTCTGGGCTATCGCACGAAACTGCGTGACGTCGAGGTCGACCGTGCGATCGAACAGCTCAGCCCTCAACTAGGACTTGCCGCGCCAAGTCGGGAAACCATCAAAGCCAGCCGGTGGGACATGCGAGGGTGGCCTGGACGTCCCGGCCGCCTCGTGATCCGATACGCGTCGGCAAAATTGGCGCTCGACGAGCACTTCATCGCGCGTATCAACGAGGTGCTTTCCGGTCAGGCGTGGGGCGAGTACCAATTGCAGAAGCACGACGCGCGCCGCCGCCGGATCATCTTCGTTCCGACTCGCGCCAGCGACGAAAAAACTGTTGAGGAAGTCGCCAGCATCGCTCGTGCGAAGCGCACCGTTCTGACGTTGCTCGGGCCGACCTGCAAGATCACGAAAACGGAGTTCGATCCTGAAACGGGCGAGTTGCGTGCCTTGGAAGCCAGCCACGAAGTCGGAACGAAAATTGCTCCGTCTGGGTATCGCAACCGAATCGAGCGGACAGTCTCAGGATTGTTGCCAGGGCGCTGGCGTGCCAAGTGGGAACTGGAAAAGGACACTGTTCGATTCGAGGTCCGTCCGAATTTCAAGAAGAACGTGTGGCATCCCGCTCCCGTTCTTTCCGACGACAACCCCTTGATCAACTACGACAGCGTCAAGATCCCGTACGGCATCGACGAAGACGGTCACGTCATGTACTGGCGTCCAGCGGTTGACCCACACATGATGTTGGTCGGTTCCTCCGGAACGGGAAAGACAGTGACCGCTCACACTGTTCTCACCGAGGTCACGGCCAACGGCTGGATCGTGTGGGTCGTAGACGGCAAGGGAGTCGAATTCCTCGGTTTCCAGGACTGGCCGAACGTGCAGATCGTTGCGGCACAGATCGCTCATCAAGTCGCTGTCATCCATCGTGCATGGCAAGTCATGGAAGAGCGATACGCAGCGATCATTGCCGGAGAAGCTCAAGAAACCGACTTCGAACCGTTGGTGCTGTTCATCGACGAGTTCGCTGATTTCCGCGGCAACCTTCTCAACTGGTACTCGATGATCAAAGGCAAGGGCGATCCCACCAAGCCTCGTACATTGCAGGAAGTCGGATCAATCGCCCGTAAAGGTCGAACCTCCCGGGTACATATGGTTCTCGGCACCCAGCGCCCGGACGCCGAATATTTCGGTGGCGACATGCGTGACAACTTCCGGATGCGCGTCTCCATGGGCAGGCTCTCCCCACAAGGTGCGCAGATGATGTGGGAGTCGATGAGTATCGGCACTTCAATTCCACGGGGATGCCGCGGCCGCGCCACTACGGTCAACGACGCGAATGACGCAGTGGAGATCCAGACGTATCGCACACCGGATCCGCGCAAGGTGGGCCCGGGCGATGAAGGTTACGAGCTTTTCGAGGTACTTCGCCCCGCGGTGGCTCGCCATCCGCGCCTGCTGATTCTCGACCCCGAACCTGACGAGGTCGACATCGACAAAGGCGACTCGGAAGAAGTCGAACTGAGATTCCACAACTATGCGATGGCGCCGTGGGGCCGTGCAGAGGACCATCCCTACAGCGATCCAGTCGCGATGCGCGCTAAAGGAAGATCGCGCGATAGCGCCCGAGGCGCCACCCCTCTCGAAATTCTCGGAATCTACTCCACGCGGCTACCCCGCACCAAAGATCTCCTTGACGCTGCAGAGTCTGCCCACGCCCGGCCCGCACTCACTGTCGTTCCGGAGTTGCTTGCCGATGACGTTGTCGAGGATGACTGGGAAGGCTTCAGCGAACCCACCGCGAGCTCTCCAGGGGAGATCCAGGTAGGCGATTTGATCTGTGTGGACGAGGACACCGACCACTGGGCCGTGGTCGACAGTGACCCGGGCCCGGACGAATTCGACGAAGACCACTACGCCATCACCTGGCGCGGTGACGGCGACTCCGAAGGCGTTCTGTCGGTCCCAGGGGACGGCGAGGTCTCGCGGCGTCGAGCTCTCGAATTGTCCTGA
- a CDS encoding metallophosphoesterase family protein: MYTAHQPTTGRFLNSPNRIAIAGDWHADTRYAVEAIEHAAKRNANVVVHLGDFGYRFTDAYLDALDAALTEFDLVLGFVDGNHEAFDALLARPVAPDGLRYLRERIVHLPRGLRWSWGSTTCLAMGGAYSIDRFLRIEGTSWWPQETIDTGEMDAAITGGLADVMFCHDCPAGIPVPGMQRDRYGFPPRELAASEANRQRLREIVDHVQPARLWHGHFHHRHQALLHGTGYRTLIDGLGRNHDPIDNNMVVVNLADLGRHRWSCRGQSAASAPGFSTPEDLPDGVLPSYTA, translated from the coding sequence ATGTACACAGCTCACCAGCCCACGACGGGACGATTCCTCAACTCTCCCAACCGTATTGCGATTGCAGGGGACTGGCATGCCGACACTCGATATGCGGTCGAGGCGATCGAACATGCAGCCAAACGCAATGCGAACGTGGTAGTCCATCTCGGCGACTTCGGGTATCGCTTCACCGACGCCTACCTCGATGCACTCGACGCTGCTCTCACCGAGTTCGATCTGGTCCTGGGTTTCGTGGACGGCAATCATGAAGCGTTCGACGCGCTGTTGGCGCGTCCCGTCGCACCGGACGGTCTTCGGTACCTGCGAGAACGGATCGTGCATCTGCCCCGTGGATTGCGGTGGTCGTGGGGATCGACGACATGCCTGGCGATGGGTGGCGCGTACTCCATCGATCGGTTCTTACGGATCGAGGGCACGTCGTGGTGGCCGCAGGAAACGATCGACACCGGCGAGATGGACGCGGCGATCACCGGTGGCCTCGCGGATGTCATGTTCTGTCATGACTGCCCGGCCGGAATTCCGGTTCCCGGAATGCAGCGCGATCGGTACGGCTTCCCACCACGGGAATTGGCCGCGTCGGAAGCCAATCGGCAACGATTACGGGAGATCGTCGATCACGTGCAACCGGCACGCCTGTGGCACGGCCATTTCCACCACCGTCACCAGGCACTGCTGCACGGCACAGGTTATCGAACGCTCATCGACGGTCTGGGCCGCAACCATGATCCGATCGACAACAACATGGTCGTGGTGAACCTCGCCGATCTCGGTCGTCACCGGTGGAGTTGTCGAGGGCAATCCGCGGCGTCGGCTCCCGGGTTTTCAACGCCGGAGGACCTTCCCGACGGTGTCCTTCCGTCGTATACCGCGTGA